One window from the genome of Blastocatellia bacterium encodes:
- a CDS encoding class I SAM-dependent methyltransferase, translating into MKPVSAPTRENVEPETSAAAEHNMRCPACQAHRSVRFGCKNQHALWRCLACGTVFINAVTNHRDLSELYEHYYDGARFEIPPVVARSLERLVMSCDSWRQTGRWLDVGYGEGGLLTIAQQHGWQCYGTEISPPALAYGQERGWIVAADAERDARFPTGGFDVVTMIELLEHVPAPDRFLQAAARWLRPGGLLYITTPNARSLNRWVLGLDWSVFAPPEHITIWTARGLIAALTRNGFVPYRLRSEGLNPAEWLARWRRRAGSAVAVNRNQAAFALNEALSRSAARRALKSSINHCLSWMNIGDALKVWARRESPDR; encoded by the coding sequence ATGAAGCCCGTTTCTGCGCCGACAAGAGAAAATGTCGAGCCTGAGACCTCGGCGGCTGCCGAGCACAACATGCGCTGCCCGGCCTGCCAGGCGCATCGGAGCGTCCGCTTCGGCTGCAAAAACCAGCACGCGCTTTGGCGCTGCCTGGCTTGCGGCACGGTGTTTATCAATGCGGTGACGAATCACCGCGACTTAAGCGAACTGTATGAGCACTACTATGACGGCGCGCGGTTTGAGATTCCGCCAGTTGTGGCACGCTCGCTGGAGCGATTGGTCATGTCGTGTGACTCATGGCGTCAGACCGGTCGTTGGCTCGATGTTGGCTACGGTGAAGGTGGGTTGTTGACCATTGCTCAGCAACATGGCTGGCAGTGTTACGGGACAGAAATCTCTCCGCCGGCGCTGGCCTATGGCCAAGAGCGTGGTTGGATCGTCGCTGCTGATGCTGAGCGCGACGCGCGCTTTCCCACCGGCGGGTTTGATGTGGTCACCATGATTGAATTGTTAGAACACGTGCCGGCGCCAGACCGGTTCTTACAAGCTGCCGCGCGTTGGTTACGGCCGGGCGGCCTGTTATACATCACGACGCCGAACGCACGGAGTCTGAATCGTTGGGTGTTGGGTTTGGACTGGAGCGTCTTTGCTCCGCCCGAACACATCACGATCTGGACGGCGCGAGGGCTTATTGCGGCGCTGACCCGCAATGGTTTTGTGCCGTATCGCCTTCGCAGCGAAGGTCTCAATCCGGCTGAGTGGTTGGCTCGCTGGCGACGCCGAGCGGGCTCAGCCGTTGCCGTCAATCGCAATCAGGCAGCCTTTGCGTTGAACGAGGCGCTGTCCCGTAGCGCGGCGCGGCGGGCGCTCAAGTCGAGCATCAATCATTGTCTTAGTTGGATGAACATCGGAGATGCGCTCAAGGTATGGGCGCGACGTGAAAGTCCTGACCGATGA
- a CDS encoding glycosyltransferase family 2 protein — protein MVSSISVVIPVYNSELTLAPLVARLEPVLAREARAFEIILVNDGSHDQSWNVIRELAVQHACVRGINLMRNYGQHNALLCGIRQAKYGVIVTMDDDLQHPPEEIPKLLEKMAEGYDVVYGVPRKLPHSFARNLLSKLSKRVLSWTMGVKSLRDINAFRAIRTELRRAFSNYQSPQLLLDVLLSWGTTRFGVVVVDHCPRQLGKSNYTLRKLVNQLLLILTGFSTAPLRLASLVGLTFTCFGVGVLIYVIARYLLQGSIPGFPFLASIIAIFSGAQLFALGIIGEYLARMFNRSMERPAYVISEMVEPTGQVDRSLAFQQARHAETSI, from the coding sequence ATGGTCTCTTCAATTTCGGTCGTCATACCGGTTTACAACAGCGAGTTGACGCTCGCGCCGCTGGTCGCCCGTTTGGAACCGGTGTTGGCCAGGGAGGCGAGGGCATTCGAAATCATTCTGGTCAATGATGGAAGCCACGATCAGAGCTGGAATGTCATCCGCGAGTTGGCCGTGCAACATGCGTGTGTTCGTGGGATCAATCTGATGCGCAATTACGGGCAGCATAATGCGCTGCTTTGTGGCATCAGGCAAGCGAAGTACGGGGTGATCGTCACGATGGATGATGATTTGCAGCATCCGCCGGAGGAAATCCCGAAATTGTTGGAGAAGATGGCTGAAGGGTATGACGTGGTCTACGGTGTGCCTAGGAAGTTGCCTCATTCATTTGCACGCAATCTGCTTTCGAAGCTTTCCAAGCGCGTATTGTCTTGGACAATGGGCGTCAAGAGCCTGCGTGACATCAATGCCTTTCGCGCCATCCGAACGGAGTTACGTCGGGCGTTTTCCAATTACCAGAGTCCGCAATTGCTACTGGATGTGCTGCTGTCGTGGGGGACAACGCGGTTTGGCGTCGTTGTGGTTGACCATTGCCCGCGACAGCTCGGCAAATCCAACTATACGTTACGCAAGCTTGTTAATCAGTTATTGCTCATACTGACGGGCTTTAGCACAGCGCCGTTGCGACTAGCCAGTTTAGTGGGGCTCACATTTACATGCTTTGGAGTGGGTGTCTTAATCTATGTCATCGCACGGTATCTGCTCCAAGGCAGTATACCGGGGTTTCCTTTTCTAGCCTCGATCATTGCGATTTTCTCCGGCGCGCAATTGTTTGCTCTTGGCATTATCGGGGAGTATCTGGCTCGGATGTTCAACCGTAGCATGGAACGTCCGGCCTATGTGATAAGCGAGATGGTCGAGCCAACTGGCCAGGTGGATAGAAGTCTGGCATTCCAGCAAGCGAGGCATGCTGAAACTTCGATCTGA
- a CDS encoding class I SAM-dependent methyltransferase: protein MSRNIDLQTVSGFGYQWSRFTHAELDPEEKQRAFMDYFRIFPWHLLPSDGGVGADIGCGNGRWSTLVAPRVSHLHMVEASAHALQIAKQNLSHHPNVSFHCATIDDLPFPEQSLDFAFALGVLHHVPDPQRAVAAIARKLKPGAPFLAYVYYALDNRPMWFRLLWKLSDIARRCICRLPNGLRYYVSQLIAAVIYWPLARVGRILEKVQCLPDAWPLAYYRDKSFYVMRTDALDRFGTRLEKRFTRRQIQAMLESAGFTDVSFSEHQPYWYVVGIRSSVG, encoded by the coding sequence ATGTCAAGGAACATTGATCTTCAAACTGTTTCGGGCTTCGGCTACCAATGGTCTCGCTTCACCCATGCTGAATTGGACCCGGAGGAAAAGCAGCGGGCTTTTATGGACTACTTTCGGATATTTCCCTGGCATCTTCTGCCAAGCGATGGCGGAGTTGGCGCAGACATCGGGTGTGGTAATGGACGCTGGTCAACGCTTGTGGCTCCTCGCGTGTCCCACCTCCACATGGTGGAAGCCAGCGCTCACGCGCTGCAAATAGCCAAGCAGAACCTGTCTCATCATCCCAATGTCAGCTTCCACTGCGCGACCATTGATGACTTACCTTTCCCAGAGCAGTCATTGGATTTTGCCTTTGCGCTCGGCGTTTTACATCATGTGCCGGACCCGCAACGAGCGGTCGCCGCCATTGCCCGGAAACTCAAACCAGGCGCACCCTTTCTGGCTTATGTTTACTACGCCTTGGACAATCGTCCAATGTGGTTTCGCCTGCTCTGGAAGCTAAGCGACATTGCACGTCGCTGCATTTGCCGGCTTCCGAACGGCCTGCGGTATTATGTCAGTCAGCTCATCGCTGCCGTCATCTACTGGCCCTTGGCCAGAGTCGGACGAATTCTGGAAAAGGTTCAGTGCTTACCGGATGCTTGGCCGCTGGCCTATTATCGGGATAAATCTTTTTACGTGATGCGGACGGACGCCTTGGATCGCTTTGGTACCCGGCTTGAGAAACGGTTCACACGGCGCCAGATTCAGGCCATGCTGGAATCGGCTGGCTTTACCGATGTGAGCTTCTCTGAGCATCAACCTTACTGGTATGTCGTGGGGATTAGATCGAGTGTGGGTTAA
- the rffA gene encoding dTDP-4-amino-4,6-dideoxygalactose transaminase: MSIDIPFNRVTLVGTEYAYISDAIRRWHVSGDGHFTQECHRLLEHWLGVKKALLTTSCTHALEMAAMLLNIQPGDEVIVPSFTFVSTVNAFVLRGARPVFIDVRPDTLNLDETQLDRLITRRTKAIVVVHYAGVGCEMDRIMEVANRHGVAVVEDNAHGLFGKYKGRYLGTFGCLATQSFHETKNFTCGEGGALLINDSQYIERAEIIREKGTNRSRFFRGQVDKYTWVDIGSSYLPSDILAAFLYAQLEARDQIQANRRRIWEFYYEHLQGWAKDHRVRLPIVPVHCEQPYHMFYLLMPSLEKRQALINHLKARGIQSVFHYLPLHLSQMGRAFGGQPGDCPVTERVSDCLLRLPFYNSLTESEQTRVVTAIKEFDWPSY; encoded by the coding sequence ATGAGCATTGATATTCCATTCAATCGCGTCACACTCGTTGGCACCGAGTATGCTTATATCTCGGACGCCATCAGGCGGTGGCACGTCTCCGGTGATGGACACTTTACCCAGGAATGTCACCGGCTCCTGGAGCACTGGCTCGGTGTGAAAAAGGCGTTGTTGACAACTTCCTGCACACACGCACTTGAGATGGCGGCGATGTTGTTGAACATCCAGCCCGGCGATGAGGTCATCGTTCCATCATTCACATTCGTCTCCACGGTCAATGCCTTTGTGTTGCGCGGCGCGCGGCCTGTCTTTATTGACGTGCGTCCCGATACGCTCAACCTGGACGAGACGCAGCTCGATCGTCTCATCACACGCCGCACCAAGGCTATTGTGGTCGTGCACTACGCCGGCGTCGGCTGCGAGATGGATAGGATTATGGAAGTCGCCAACCGCCACGGTGTCGCCGTCGTCGAAGATAATGCGCACGGATTATTCGGCAAGTATAAGGGCAGATACCTGGGCACGTTCGGTTGTTTGGCGACACAAAGTTTTCATGAGACGAAAAATTTCACGTGCGGCGAAGGCGGCGCGCTGCTGATCAATGACTCACAGTACATCGAACGAGCCGAGATCATTCGCGAAAAAGGCACGAACCGTAGCCGATTCTTTCGCGGCCAAGTAGACAAATATACCTGGGTGGACATCGGATCCAGCTATCTGCCCTCAGACATTCTGGCCGCGTTCCTTTACGCCCAGTTGGAGGCGCGTGATCAGATTCAGGCCAACCGGCGACGAATCTGGGAATTTTACTACGAGCATCTTCAGGGATGGGCAAAAGATCACCGTGTACGACTGCCTATTGTGCCAGTGCATTGTGAACAGCCCTATCACATGTTTTACTTGCTCATGCCGTCACTAGAGAAACGTCAGGCGCTGATCAACCATCTGAAAGCTCGTGGCATTCAAAGCGTGTTCCACTATCTACCGCTGCATCTATCTCAGATGGGGAGAGCGTTTGGTGGGCAACCAGGCGATTGTCCGGTGACGGAACGCGTGAGCGATTGCTTGCTCCGGCTGCCGTTCTACAATTCATTGACGGAATCGGAACAAACAAGGGTGGTGACCGCGATTAAGGAATTTGATTGGCCCTCATACTAA
- a CDS encoding glycosyltransferase family 39 protein: MFNQSITVRMGLLLLLIIAVEAFVLLHVLGLGYVKLEHHDHQVYERLAINMMEHSTFSMDHAPPLRPTIFRPPGYPAFIALVYTLFGRSVMAVRVAQFVLLWLTAWLLYMLGTRFVDRHSATVAALLCATYPPFVFMATLYSTTPLLLFLVVLIILAVALLTSQASPRLLYFLLVGLAIGALALVRPGFEVLAAPLSGVILFGKAQPTIKRRIFSATALIIGCGLMIGPWIIRNNLVSEHQSGLRLMVAGWGLYTSALQYRGDISYRMLKPEWDLLIADFNRRNQEAAEAMPDRFSADGKLQNPYAQAQRELWVERSYIHDSLQIFNTLTWRHILPDFVHRVFWLWSTSDVSPWQTGAFHRFVQGYHVVLAALVLWGCYLCRSVIFQHTLLWVVAVYQMLLHLVFHVEARYSLEARLFLLIYAGVGLSYLISRLRQKSVTGQAASLDSATLPRGEVH; encoded by the coding sequence ATGTTCAATCAATCCATCACTGTGCGCATGGGGCTCCTGCTTCTACTGATTATCGCCGTCGAAGCCTTTGTCCTTTTGCACGTGCTGGGCCTTGGATATGTGAAGTTAGAGCACCATGATCATCAGGTCTATGAGCGACTCGCTATAAACATGATGGAACATTCGACGTTTTCGATGGACCACGCGCCGCCCTTGAGGCCAACAATCTTCCGACCACCGGGGTATCCGGCTTTTATTGCGTTGGTCTACACGCTCTTTGGCAGAAGCGTCATGGCCGTCAGGGTTGCTCAATTCGTGTTATTGTGGTTGACAGCTTGGCTTCTCTACATGCTGGGCACCCGGTTTGTAGACCGACACAGCGCAACCGTCGCGGCGCTGCTTTGCGCGACATATCCGCCCTTCGTGTTCATGGCGACGCTTTATTCCACGACGCCGCTTTTGCTCTTTCTCGTTGTTCTCATCATCCTGGCTGTCGCACTCCTGACAAGCCAGGCAAGCCCACGTCTGCTCTATTTCTTATTGGTCGGCCTTGCGATTGGAGCCTTGGCGTTAGTGCGCCCTGGCTTTGAAGTGCTGGCGGCGCCACTTAGCGGGGTCATCCTCTTTGGAAAGGCTCAACCCACCATCAAGCGACGGATTTTTTCAGCGACGGCGCTCATTATCGGCTGCGGTCTTATGATAGGACCGTGGATCATCAGGAACAACCTGGTCTCGGAGCATCAGTCTGGACTGCGGCTGATGGTCGCTGGCTGGGGCCTTTATACATCTGCCTTACAATATAGAGGCGACATCAGCTACCGCATGCTCAAGCCAGAGTGGGACCTGTTAATCGCTGATTTTAACCGCCGCAACCAAGAAGCAGCAGAGGCGATGCCCGATCGCTTCAGCGCCGACGGCAAGCTCCAGAATCCTTATGCGCAAGCCCAACGCGAATTATGGGTCGAACGCAGCTACATCCACGACTCGCTCCAAATATTCAACACCCTGACGTGGCGCCATATCCTGCCCGATTTTGTTCACCGCGTCTTTTGGTTGTGGAGCACATCAGATGTTTCACCCTGGCAAACGGGGGCATTTCACCGGTTCGTTCAAGGCTATCACGTGGTGTTGGCCGCTCTTGTGCTGTGGGGATGCTATTTGTGCCGGTCTGTCATCTTTCAGCATACATTGCTTTGGGTGGTGGCCGTTTACCAAATGCTCCTTCACTTGGTGTTTCACGTGGAGGCGCGTTATAGCCTGGAAGCCCGATTGTTTCTGCTGATCTATGCCGGCGTTGGGTTGAGCTATTTGATTTCGCGGCTGCGCCAAAAGAGCGTTACAGGCCAGGCGGCCTCGCTCGACAGCGCGACGCTCCCTCGTGGCGAGGTGCATTGA
- a CDS encoding GNAT family N-acetyltransferase: protein MLKLRSDVTVVPVSLEHAPNMFRWMCDPVIRKNLGLRSEPSLERTETWIKNALQDPTVHPLAALLNDQHVGNVVLDRIDAYLASARLSVYIGEPSARGAGVGLTAIYRALVEGFESLCLHKVWLTVHCQNYAAINAYVKLGFTLEGILRDEFWLDGRRVNAWYMGLLHDDFKRLVVEVEKGNG, encoded by the coding sequence ATGCTGAAACTTCGATCTGACGTCACCGTCGTGCCTGTAAGCCTGGAGCACGCGCCGAATATGTTTCGGTGGATGTGCGATCCGGTTATTCGGAAGAACCTTGGATTGCGGAGCGAACCGTCACTGGAGAGAACTGAGACATGGATCAAGAATGCGCTGCAAGACCCAACGGTGCATCCTTTGGCAGCTTTGCTCAATGACCAACATGTCGGCAATGTCGTTTTGGATCGCATTGATGCTTATCTGGCGAGCGCCCGGTTATCTGTTTACATCGGCGAGCCATCCGCTCGGGGCGCAGGCGTTGGCTTGACCGCCATCTATCGCGCTTTGGTAGAGGGCTTTGAGAGCCTTTGCTTACATAAGGTCTGGTTGACGGTGCATTGCCAGAACTATGCGGCCATCAATGCTTATGTGAAGCTTGGCTTCACGTTAGAAGGGATTCTGCGAGACGAATTCTGGCTCGATGGCCGGCGCGTCAATGCTTGGTACATGGGGTTGCTCCATGACGATTTCAAACGGCTTGTCGTCGAAGTTGAGAAAGGCAATGGGTGA
- a CDS encoding YdcF family protein — translation MKEWWKTLLFGSVALIGIWFALPLILTPAARWLIRDDGHVPADVIIALGGSQRCQREHRAMELYQQGIARKIVVSGIPIVWGLHTGEAARQYLVRHGVPDDDIVVLPDAWNTRREAMQFGQLAAEQGWRSAILVTAAYHSRRAAYTFERDVAGITFYASPLPGHLSEWQPERWWTRRNTAWLTIREWLAWGNTLIRGLE, via the coding sequence ATGAAGGAGTGGTGGAAAACGCTCTTGTTCGGCAGCGTGGCGCTGATTGGCATTTGGTTCGCGCTGCCGTTGATACTGACGCCGGCGGCTCGGTGGTTAATCCGCGATGATGGGCATGTGCCGGCGGATGTCATCATCGCACTGGGCGGAAGCCAGCGGTGTCAACGCGAACATCGAGCGATGGAACTGTATCAACAGGGCATTGCACGCAAGATTGTGGTCAGCGGCATTCCGATTGTGTGGGGATTGCACACGGGTGAAGCAGCGCGGCAGTACTTGGTGCGTCACGGCGTTCCAGATGACGATATTGTGGTGTTGCCGGATGCATGGAACACACGTCGGGAGGCAATGCAGTTTGGCCAGTTGGCCGCAGAGCAGGGGTGGCGCTCGGCGATCCTGGTCACAGCCGCTTATCACTCGCGCCGCGCCGCCTATACGTTCGAGCGCGATGTGGCCGGCATCACGTTTTACGCAAGTCCACTTCCGGGGCATTTATCCGAGTGGCAGCCGGAACGATGGTGGACACGGCGCAACACTGCGTGGTTGACGATTCGCGAATGGTTGGCCTGGGGGAACACATTGATCAGAGGATTGGAGTGA
- a CDS encoding WbqC family protein, whose product MNCVILQPSYIPWRGYFHQIYKADVFVFYDDVQYDKHGWRNRNRIKTSSGTRWLTIPVLSKGVMEQRIPINQVRINPHENWGKKHFRSLRQNYGKAPYFDRYAPLLEEFYARPTVWLADLTIELTIALARELGITRTQFLRSSSLRVSGSKTERLVEILTMLGATHYISGPSAKNYLEEEKLAAAGISLEYMIYDYPEYEQLYPPFDPHVSIVDLLFMTGPDAAKYIWDVGA is encoded by the coding sequence ATGAACTGCGTCATTCTGCAACCATCATATATCCCGTGGCGTGGCTATTTTCACCAGATTTACAAGGCGGACGTGTTCGTGTTTTACGACGACGTTCAGTACGATAAGCACGGCTGGCGAAATCGCAATCGCATCAAGACCTCCAGCGGCACTCGGTGGCTCACCATACCGGTCTTGAGCAAGGGCGTTATGGAACAACGCATTCCGATCAACCAGGTGCGAATTAACCCACATGAAAATTGGGGCAAGAAGCACTTCAGAAGTCTCAGACAAAACTATGGCAAGGCTCCGTACTTTGACCGCTACGCGCCGCTGCTGGAGGAATTCTACGCTCGTCCTACCGTGTGGCTCGCCGACCTCACCATTGAACTAACGATAGCCTTGGCGCGCGAGTTGGGAATTACGCGCACTCAATTTCTGCGCTCATCCAGTCTGCGTGTCTCAGGAAGCAAGACAGAACGGCTGGTCGAGATTTTGACAATGCTCGGCGCGACTCATTACATCTCAGGTCCATCGGCTAAGAATTACCTGGAGGAAGAAAAACTCGCTGCCGCTGGGATCAGTCTGGAGTACATGATTTATGATTATCCTGAATATGAGCAACTTTATCCCCCGTTCGACCCGCACGTCTCTATCGTAGACCTTCTGTTTATGACGGGGCCGGATGCTGCAAAGTACATCTGGGACGTCGGCGCATGA
- a CDS encoding class I SAM-dependent methyltransferase — protein MSNIESQKQQAIELHSAQADMFAARYAEAAQDVYKDCFLYSRHRLDALLRRYLPERGDGLRLLDVGCGTGHHLARLRQRGYEIAGIDGSEEMLRYARMNNPGADLRLADVDRLPFPDGCFDLILCIEVLRYLPDASGCIGEMARVLKPGGICLVTAAPRFSLNAYWVVNRVVQLIPVGNLVRLKQFFTTSVQLRRQFLEAGFQTVNVHGVYLGPINWVQRLAPRLLPRLLRAWEPHDATLADHALWREFSNMFLVHAVRGERGA, from the coding sequence ATGAGCAACATCGAATCGCAAAAACAACAAGCCATCGAGTTACACTCAGCGCAGGCTGATATGTTTGCCGCGCGATACGCTGAAGCGGCGCAGGATGTCTACAAAGATTGTTTTTTGTATAGTCGTCATCGGCTCGACGCGCTGCTGCGGCGTTACTTGCCTGAGCGCGGCGATGGACTGCGCCTGCTCGATGTGGGCTGTGGCACAGGGCATCATCTGGCACGGCTTCGACAACGCGGATATGAGATAGCCGGCATAGATGGCTCTGAGGAAATGTTGCGATATGCCCGCATGAACAATCCGGGCGCGGATCTTCGGTTGGCTGACGTTGACCGGCTGCCATTCCCTGATGGCTGCTTTGATCTGATTCTCTGCATTGAGGTGCTTCGCTACCTACCCGATGCCTCCGGCTGCATTGGGGAAATGGCACGAGTCTTGAAGCCGGGCGGCATCTGCTTGGTAACAGCCGCGCCGCGCTTCAGCTTGAATGCTTACTGGGTGGTCAATCGAGTTGTCCAGCTTATCCCTGTAGGGAACCTGGTGCGACTCAAACAATTCTTCACCACGTCCGTGCAGTTGCGCCGCCAATTCCTTGAGGCCGGCTTCCAAACGGTCAACGTGCATGGCGTCTATCTGGGACCGATCAATTGGGTGCAGCGATTGGCGCCGAGGTTGTTGCCGCGGCTGCTCAGGGCGTGGGAGCCACATGATGCAACGTTGGCTGATCACGCGCTGTGGCGCGAGTTCTCCAACATGTTTTTGGTACACGCAGTTCGTGGCGAGCGCGGAGCATAA
- a CDS encoding FkbM family methyltransferase, with protein sequence MKRALKKLRLVQPFNYVATSAVRGVLRATGWHSEFIIKHLHRAGTVKCRLPNGRMLTLWSRADDWVSNQVYWRGWTGYEPETAPLFFRAATRARVTMDVGAYVGFYTLLAAHANPCGQVYAFEPLPQPFERLCRNVSLNRLSNVHCVNSAAGEVDDVAELFYAATTMPTNSSLSAQFVQGAPQVCSRRVPIIRLDSFVQTNGIDCVDLIKVDTESSEPSVLRGAIEALRRHHPMIFCEVLPGCGTEAPLEQILRPLGYRYYLLTPDGPVWHQYIEGHPQWLNYLFTTLTPEAVAGLR encoded by the coding sequence ATGAAACGCGCGTTAAAAAAGCTGCGGCTGGTGCAACCGTTCAACTACGTAGCGACGTCAGCCGTTCGTGGCGTGCTGCGAGCGACGGGCTGGCACTCTGAGTTTATCATTAAGCATCTGCATCGGGCGGGAACGGTCAAATGCCGGCTTCCCAATGGTCGCATGCTCACTTTGTGGTCGCGCGCTGATGATTGGGTCTCGAATCAAGTTTACTGGCGCGGCTGGACCGGATATGAGCCGGAGACGGCGCCGCTGTTTTTCCGCGCGGCAACGCGGGCGCGCGTGACGATGGATGTCGGCGCTTACGTCGGGTTCTACACCTTGCTGGCTGCGCACGCCAATCCATGCGGGCAGGTGTACGCATTTGAGCCGTTGCCGCAGCCCTTTGAGCGGCTTTGCCGCAACGTCTCGTTAAATCGGTTGTCCAATGTACACTGCGTCAACAGCGCCGCTGGCGAAGTTGATGACGTGGCCGAGCTGTTCTACGCGGCGACAACGATGCCGACGAACTCCAGTCTGTCAGCCCAGTTCGTGCAAGGCGCTCCGCAGGTCTGCTCGCGTCGCGTTCCCATCATTCGACTGGATAGCTTCGTTCAGACCAACGGGATTGACTGTGTTGATCTGATCAAAGTGGATACAGAAAGCAGTGAGCCAAGCGTGTTGCGCGGCGCAATCGAGGCGCTGCGGCGCCATCATCCGATGATCTTTTGCGAAGTCTTACCAGGATGCGGCACGGAAGCGCCATTGGAGCAAATCCTGCGACCATTGGGGTATCGGTATTACCTGTTGACGCCGGACGGGCCGGTGTGGCACCAGTACATCGAAGGCCATCCGCAATGGTTGAACTATTTGTTCACGACGCTGACGCCTGAGGCGGTGGCAGGGTTGCGATGA
- a CDS encoding glycosyltransferase family 4 protein, translated as MNGSRRFILGVMVHSSSISVCALVPYPLNTVPGQRFRIEQWQPYLEKEGILVDFFPFADARLMQWLYQPGQWVKKAAGLTAAFARRIRQLPAARRYDVILIYRAIWLFGPAALERVASVLNRPIIFDFDDAIYLLHTTEANRWFGWLKFPRKTDAICRLSDHVVVGNTFLADYARRHNPSVTVIPSSVDTERFRPVDRASTSHHVVIGWTGSSTSQTYLEQFAPVLRQLVVRRQVEIRVHSDRPPVLDGVPVSWRPWSPETEADEIAQFDIGIMPMPDELWAYGKCAMKALLYMACAVPTIAQAIGANCEVIQHGENGFLASTPEAWLAYLEALIDNPALRKKLGASGRRTVEQRYSMQQCATLFARVVREAVSRHWTTHHS; from the coding sequence TTGAATGGTTCACGACGATTCATTCTCGGCGTGATGGTTCATAGCAGTTCAATATCAGTTTGCGCGCTCGTGCCCTATCCGTTGAACACGGTTCCGGGGCAGCGCTTTCGGATTGAGCAATGGCAGCCGTATCTGGAAAAGGAAGGCATCTTGGTAGACTTCTTTCCATTTGCCGATGCTCGATTGATGCAGTGGTTGTACCAGCCGGGTCAATGGGTGAAGAAGGCTGCAGGGCTAACGGCAGCGTTCGCTCGTCGCATCCGGCAACTGCCCGCTGCACGTCGTTATGACGTGATTTTGATTTACCGAGCAATCTGGTTGTTTGGTCCGGCTGCATTGGAACGTGTCGCGTCAGTGTTGAACCGACCCATCATTTTTGATTTTGACGATGCAATCTACCTGCTGCACACAACAGAGGCCAACCGGTGGTTTGGCTGGCTGAAGTTTCCACGAAAAACGGACGCCATCTGTCGGCTCAGTGATCATGTTGTCGTTGGCAACACGTTTCTGGCTGACTATGCGCGCCGGCATAATCCTTCGGTAACGGTGATTCCGAGCAGCGTGGATACCGAGCGATTTCGACCGGTTGACAGAGCCAGCACGAGCCATCATGTGGTGATTGGGTGGACGGGCAGTTCAACCTCGCAGACTTACCTGGAGCAATTTGCTCCAGTGTTGCGCCAGTTGGTCGTGCGTCGTCAGGTTGAGATTCGGGTTCATTCGGATCGGCCGCCAGTTTTAGACGGAGTACCGGTGAGTTGGCGGCCTTGGTCACCTGAGACGGAAGCTGACGAGATCGCTCAGTTCGATATTGGCATCATGCCGATGCCCGATGAGTTGTGGGCCTATGGCAAATGCGCTATGAAAGCGCTGCTGTATATGGCGTGCGCTGTGCCTACAATTGCTCAAGCCATTGGCGCCAATTGCGAGGTCATTCAGCATGGTGAAAACGGCTTTCTTGCCTCCACGCCGGAAGCATGGCTGGCCTACCTGGAGGCGTTGATAGACAATCCGGCGCTCAGAAAAAAATTAGGAGCATCTGGTCGCCGAACGGTTGAGCAACGCTACTCAATGCAGCAGTGTGCGACACTCTTTGCGCGAGTGGTTAGAGAGGCAGTGAGCCGCCACTGGACCACTCATCATTCATGA